From Arcticibacter tournemirensis, one genomic window encodes:
- a CDS encoding UxaA family hydrolase, which translates to MKQKVLKVHPDDNVLVALTDLNPGEVVSYKGEEYQIQEKIPAKHKFAQEFLATGAEVTMYGVLVGKAQSDIHRGGLLSTENIKHAASGFSIGERRTEWDAPDVSKWQSKVFYGYHRADGSVGTANYWLVVPMVFCENRNLEVLEEALVNQLGYGRNKTYANQAKQLIELYKSGKDVDSLLNIPLEEISVTPSSERLFPNVDGIKFLTHSGGCGGTRQDAIALCGLLAGYITNANVAGVTVLSLGCQNAQVEILEEEIKKRDPNFSKPLYILEQQKIGTESELLSRAIKLTFAGLVQANQCKREPAPLSKLCIGLECGGSDGFSGISANPAIGYTSDLLVALGGSVILAEFPELCGVEQNLSDRCVDYESAERFSFLMKTYNERAEAVGSGFDMNPSPGNIKDGLITDAIKSAGAAKKGGTSPVADVLDYPEKVKRPGLNLLCTPGNDVESTSAEVASGANVVLFTTGLGTPTGNPIAPVVKISSNTVLYNKMNDIIDINTGTVIEGEETIEQAGERILDYVVRVASGEIEVNAVRLGQDDFIPWKRGVSL; encoded by the coding sequence ATGAAACAGAAAGTATTAAAGGTTCATCCAGACGACAATGTTCTGGTAGCATTAACGGACCTGAATCCTGGTGAAGTTGTAAGTTACAAAGGAGAGGAATACCAAATTCAGGAAAAGATCCCTGCTAAACATAAGTTTGCGCAGGAATTCCTGGCGACCGGAGCTGAAGTAACAATGTACGGCGTACTCGTTGGGAAGGCTCAATCTGATATTCATCGGGGTGGCTTATTATCTACTGAAAATATAAAGCATGCGGCAAGTGGCTTTTCTATAGGTGAAAGAAGGACAGAATGGGATGCTCCTGACGTTAGTAAATGGCAGTCGAAAGTATTCTATGGATATCACCGGGCGGACGGGAGCGTAGGAACTGCAAATTACTGGCTTGTAGTACCGATGGTGTTTTGCGAAAACCGTAATCTGGAGGTTCTCGAGGAGGCCCTTGTTAACCAGTTGGGATATGGCCGAAATAAAACATATGCCAACCAGGCAAAGCAGCTCATTGAGCTTTATAAATCGGGGAAGGACGTCGATTCTCTACTTAACATTCCTTTGGAAGAGATTAGTGTAACCCCTTCCTCAGAAAGGTTGTTTCCCAATGTAGATGGAATCAAGTTCCTTACACATTCGGGTGGTTGCGGAGGAACACGTCAGGATGCTATCGCTCTATGCGGGCTGCTGGCCGGATATATTACAAATGCCAACGTAGCTGGAGTAACTGTGTTAAGTCTCGGTTGTCAGAATGCCCAGGTAGAAATACTTGAAGAAGAAATAAAGAAGAGAGATCCTAATTTCAGCAAACCGCTTTATATCCTCGAACAACAGAAAATAGGGACCGAGTCTGAACTCCTTTCGCGGGCTATTAAACTGACCTTCGCCGGTTTGGTGCAGGCTAATCAGTGCAAACGTGAACCGGCTCCTCTTAGTAAACTTTGCATCGGACTTGAATGCGGTGGTTCTGACGGCTTTTCGGGTATTTCTGCAAATCCGGCAATCGGGTATACATCTGATCTCCTTGTGGCATTAGGAGGCTCTGTGATATTGGCCGAGTTCCCTGAACTTTGCGGGGTAGAACAGAACCTCAGCGACCGTTGTGTTGATTATGAAAGTGCTGAACGCTTTTCTTTCCTTATGAAAACATACAATGAACGAGCTGAGGCTGTTGGCTCAGGCTTTGACATGAACCCTTCTCCCGGAAATATTAAGGACGGCCTTATAACAGATGCCATTAAATCGGCAGGCGCAGCAAAGAAAGGTGGAACCTCTCCAGTTGCCGATGTTCTGGACTATCCCGAGAAAGTAAAAAGGCCGGGATTGAATCTTCTTTGCACGCCTGGCAATGATGTAGAATCTACTTCAGCAGAAGTCGCTTCAGGTGCGAATGTGGTTTTGTTTACCACAGGGCTTGGTACGCCTACGGGAAATCCGATAGCGCCGGTTGTTAAGATATCCAGTAATACTGTTCTCTACAATAAGATGAACGATATTATTGACATTAACACAGGGACAGTAATTGAAGGCGAAGAAACGATTGAGCAAGCTGGTGAAAGGATACTGGATTATGTTGTTCGTGTGGCGAGCGGAGAAATAGAAGTGAACGCAGTTCGACTTGGACAGGATGATTTTATCCCCTGGAAACGGGGCGTTTCTTTATAA
- a CDS encoding glycoside hydrolase family 28 protein, translated as MKHTQILRTILIASQIIMLNKAYSQNKSTQSWPIADLPVVETPVFKTDTFNIVKYGAVNDGVTLNTVSINKAIADCSNKGGGVVLVPTGFWVTGPVELKSNVNLHLQSDAVLSFTRDLSQYKLVETNWEGLAAVRNQSPISGTNLVNVAITGQGIVDGNGDAWRMVKKEKLTDSQWKKLLASGGVLSEDKKIWYPTESSFKGSKIKGAGVIAPGKTVKDYEEIKDFLRPNLLVLTKCNKVLLEGVTFQNSPAWNLHPLMCENLTVRGITAKNPWYAQNGDGIDVESCKNVLIENSVFDVGDDGICIKSGRDEQGRRRGMPTENVLVRNCTVYHAHGGFVVGSEMSGGARNLFVTDCTFIGTDIGLRFKTTRGRGGVVEKVYIRNIGMKDIVGEAILFDMYYEAKDPVPLTGEQREAPKVVKLPVTEATPQFKDFHVSNVVCDGAEKAIFVRGLPEMNINNIYLENMTLQAKKGVEMEEAGQIQLKNIRLITRETKPVVNILNSNSLYFQGLTFNDGSDLLFSVNGDRSANITVSDTNTKNVKSVAEFNFGANKKALKIK; from the coding sequence ATGAAACACACACAAATATTAAGAACGATACTTATTGCCTCTCAGATAATTATGCTGAATAAGGCTTACTCCCAAAATAAAAGTACGCAGTCATGGCCCATCGCTGATTTGCCGGTGGTGGAGACTCCAGTCTTTAAGACTGATACTTTTAATATAGTAAAATACGGGGCTGTAAATGATGGCGTGACTCTTAACACTGTAAGTATTAACAAAGCGATTGCTGATTGCAGCAACAAGGGCGGAGGGGTTGTGCTGGTTCCTACCGGCTTTTGGGTAACCGGTCCTGTCGAGTTGAAAAGCAATGTGAACCTGCATTTGCAGAGTGATGCAGTGCTGTCCTTTACCCGTGACTTAAGTCAGTATAAATTAGTTGAAACCAATTGGGAGGGACTTGCAGCAGTGCGGAATCAATCGCCCATTTCCGGAACCAACCTCGTTAATGTAGCTATCACAGGCCAGGGCATTGTCGATGGCAATGGCGACGCCTGGAGGATGGTTAAAAAAGAAAAGCTCACCGACTCACAGTGGAAAAAGCTATTGGCATCCGGAGGTGTTCTAAGTGAAGATAAAAAGATATGGTATCCAACAGAAAGCTCCTTTAAAGGCTCGAAGATTAAAGGGGCAGGAGTTATCGCACCGGGTAAGACCGTGAAGGATTATGAGGAGATCAAAGACTTTCTACGTCCTAACCTTCTTGTGCTTACCAAATGTAATAAGGTATTATTGGAAGGGGTGACGTTCCAGAACTCTCCTGCCTGGAACCTTCATCCGCTGATGTGCGAAAATCTTACCGTCCGTGGCATAACTGCAAAAAACCCATGGTATGCGCAGAATGGCGACGGTATTGACGTGGAATCATGCAAGAATGTTCTGATCGAGAATAGCGTCTTTGATGTTGGCGACGACGGGATCTGTATTAAATCAGGACGTGATGAGCAGGGCCGGAGGAGAGGAATGCCTACTGAGAATGTTCTTGTGAGAAACTGTACGGTTTATCACGCCCATGGCGGTTTCGTTGTCGGAAGCGAAATGTCAGGGGGCGCACGCAACCTCTTCGTCACCGACTGTACGTTTATTGGTACCGACATCGGCCTGCGGTTTAAAACAACCCGGGGCAGAGGAGGAGTTGTCGAAAAAGTTTATATCAGGAATATCGGAATGAAAGATATTGTGGGTGAAGCCATTCTCTTCGATATGTACTACGAAGCGAAAGATCCGGTTCCGCTTACAGGCGAGCAAAGAGAAGCTCCGAAAGTTGTTAAGCTTCCTGTTACTGAAGCTACTCCGCAATTTAAAGACTTCCACGTGAGTAACGTGGTTTGTGACGGCGCTGAAAAGGCCATCTTTGTACGAGGTCTTCCGGAGATGAATATCAACAATATCTACCTGGAGAATATGACCCTGCAGGCAAAAAAAGGAGTTGAAATGGAAGAAGCCGGCCAGATTCAGTTAAAGAATATTCGTCTAATCACCCGTGAGACGAAACCCGTAGTCAATATTTTGAATAGCAATTCGTTGTATTTTCAGGGTTTAACCTTTAATGACGGCAGCGATCTGTTGTTTTCGGTTAACGGGGATCGCAGTGCCAATATTACGGTATCAGATACGAATACAAAGAATGTGAAGAGCGTTGCAGAGTTTAACTTCGGTGCGAATAAAAAAGCGCTGAAAATTAAATAG
- a CDS encoding pectate lyase family protein, with protein MDLKLTLVLVGGMSLALFFSNCKKSSAHTETKEEVDTPNNPKPTPVNETAIAFPGAEGYGKNTTGGRGGKVIKVTNLNDSGAGSLREAINAVGARIIVFEVSGNIKLKSRLQIKNGDVTIAGQTAPGDGVCIQDYEMNIAANNVIVRFLRFRMGDLTQNEQDALWGRNCEKLIVDHCSMSWSIDECSSFYANKDFTMQYCILSESLNKSFHEKDDHGYGAIWGGRNATFHHNLLAHHNSRNPRFDGGSRSGTGKSPFGTDLVDYRNNVIYNWGSNSAYGGENGQYNIVANYYKPGPGTESSKNRRIMQISMEADLANYPPGYGSFYIAGNYVYGNAAVTADNWNGGVDISSGVVLSNARLSNAVSAEAITQQTAEEAYTRVLSFAGATLKRDAVDTRIVNEVKAGTATYSGSKTGKKGIIDSQTDVGGWPELASGTSPKDSDGDGMPDDWETANKLDPNKSNANGKDLSTGYDNIEVYMNSLVKSIIVEQVK; from the coding sequence ATGGATCTGAAACTAACATTGGTTTTGGTTGGGGGCATGTCGTTAGCCTTGTTCTTTTCAAACTGTAAAAAAAGCTCAGCGCATACCGAAACAAAAGAGGAAGTGGATACGCCGAACAACCCCAAGCCGACTCCCGTTAATGAAACCGCCATCGCCTTTCCCGGCGCTGAAGGATATGGTAAAAATACCACCGGGGGTAGAGGGGGTAAAGTAATAAAGGTGACTAACCTGAACGATTCGGGCGCAGGAAGTCTAAGAGAAGCTATCAATGCAGTCGGCGCCAGGATCATCGTTTTTGAGGTGTCGGGAAATATAAAGTTGAAAAGCAGGCTTCAGATAAAAAACGGAGATGTCACCATTGCAGGGCAAACGGCGCCGGGAGATGGCGTATGTATCCAGGACTATGAGATGAACATTGCTGCAAATAATGTTATTGTTCGTTTCTTACGCTTCCGGATGGGGGATCTTACTCAGAACGAACAGGATGCTCTGTGGGGTCGAAATTGTGAAAAGCTGATCGTTGATCATTGTTCGATGAGCTGGTCGATTGATGAATGCAGTTCGTTTTATGCGAATAAAGACTTTACTATGCAATATTGCATCTTATCTGAGAGCCTCAATAAGTCTTTTCACGAGAAGGATGACCATGGATACGGGGCCATCTGGGGGGGTCGTAATGCTACATTTCATCATAATCTGCTAGCACATCACAATAGCCGTAATCCGAGGTTTGATGGAGGCAGCAGATCAGGAACAGGGAAAAGTCCTTTTGGGACGGACCTCGTGGATTATCGTAATAACGTGATCTATAACTGGGGCAGCAACAGCGCTTACGGAGGAGAAAACGGGCAGTATAATATTGTTGCAAATTATTACAAACCAGGTCCGGGTACGGAAAGCAGCAAAAACAGGAGGATTATGCAGATTTCTATGGAGGCGGATTTAGCCAATTATCCTCCGGGTTATGGTTCTTTTTATATCGCTGGGAATTATGTTTATGGCAATGCTGCTGTAACTGCCGATAACTGGAACGGAGGTGTCGATATATCTTCAGGCGTTGTTCTTTCGAATGCTAGGTTAAGCAATGCGGTGTCGGCGGAAGCTATTACCCAACAGACAGCAGAGGAGGCGTATACCCGTGTGCTTAGCTTTGCAGGGGCAACCTTAAAGCGAGACGCTGTAGATACGCGCATAGTGAATGAGGTGAAAGCCGGAACTGCAACATATAGTGGTTCAAAGACCGGGAAGAAAGGTATTATTGATTCCCAGACCGATGTTGGTGGCTGGCCGGAATTGGCATCTGGAACTTCGCCAAAGGATTCTGATGGAGACGGTATGCCGGATGATTGGGAAACGGCTAATAAGCTTGATCCTAACAAATCAAATGCGAATGGCAAGGATCTTAGTACAGGGTACGATAATATAGAAGTTTATATGAACAGCCTTGTTAAGAGTATTATTGTGGAGCAGGTAAAATAA
- the uxaC gene encoding glucuronate isomerase, translating into MKNFLDENFLLTTKTSERLYHEFAKDMPIIDYHNHLIPEQIANDINFENLSQVWLYGDHYKWRAMRANGVNEEYITGGKSDYEKFEKWAETVPYTLRNPLYHWTHLELKRYFGVSEILSGSTARKVYDECTAKLQTPEYSVRGLLRKMNVEALCTTDDPIDSLEYHQQIAKDGFEILVRPAFRPDKAMNADDIEGLNAYINKLEQVADVSISDFDGYLSALKKRHDYFAQNGCCVSDHGLEQIYAEDYTDQEIRAIFQKIRNNQKIDFSEVLKFKSAMLVHFAVWDHEKGWVQQFHLGALRNNNTRMLSQLGPDTGWDSIGDFSQGRQLSKFLNRLDTEDKLAKTIIYNLNPADNELMATMIGNFNDGSVAGKVQWGSGWWFLDQKDGMIRQMNALSNMGLISRFVGMLTDSRSFLSYPRHEYFRRIMCNLFGEEVENGELPNDIEWIGKVVKDICYNNAKNYFNW; encoded by the coding sequence ATGAAAAATTTCTTAGATGAAAACTTCTTATTAACTACAAAAACCTCAGAGCGGCTTTATCATGAGTTTGCAAAGGATATGCCGATTATTGACTATCATAATCATTTAATTCCTGAGCAGATCGCTAACGACATCAACTTTGAGAATCTGTCGCAGGTTTGGCTTTATGGCGATCATTACAAGTGGCGCGCCATGCGTGCGAACGGAGTAAATGAAGAATATATTACAGGTGGTAAAAGTGATTACGAAAAGTTTGAAAAGTGGGCGGAAACTGTTCCTTACACTCTGAGAAACCCTCTCTATCATTGGACGCACCTTGAGTTGAAACGTTATTTTGGTGTGAGCGAAATCCTTTCAGGAAGCACTGCAAGAAAGGTGTATGATGAATGTACCGCAAAGCTCCAGACTCCTGAGTATTCAGTCAGGGGACTTCTGCGCAAGATGAACGTTGAGGCGCTCTGCACAACGGACGATCCTATTGATTCTTTGGAATATCATCAGCAGATAGCAAAAGACGGATTTGAGATTCTGGTGCGGCCTGCCTTCAGACCTGACAAGGCAATGAACGCCGATGACATAGAAGGACTGAACGCCTATATCAATAAGCTGGAACAGGTTGCTGATGTGAGTATCTCTGACTTTGACGGTTATCTTTCTGCTTTGAAGAAACGACATGATTATTTCGCACAAAATGGATGTTGTGTTTCTGATCATGGCCTTGAGCAGATCTATGCAGAGGACTATACAGATCAGGAAATCCGTGCTATTTTCCAGAAAATAAGAAATAATCAAAAGATTGATTTTTCTGAGGTGCTTAAGTTTAAATCGGCTATGCTGGTTCATTTTGCCGTGTGGGATCACGAAAAGGGATGGGTACAACAGTTCCATTTAGGCGCTTTACGCAATAATAACACCCGTATGCTGAGTCAGCTTGGCCCTGATACCGGCTGGGACTCCATTGGCGATTTTAGTCAGGGACGCCAGTTGTCTAAGTTTCTTAACCGCCTCGATACGGAAGATAAACTTGCTAAGACAATCATTTACAATCTTAATCCGGCCGACAACGAGTTGATGGCCACTATGATCGGTAACTTTAATGACGGGTCAGTAGCCGGGAAAGTTCAATGGGGTTCAGGCTGGTGGTTCCTAGATCAGAAGGACGGAATGATCAGGCAGATGAACGCCCTTTCAAACATGGGACTGATCAGTCGCTTTGTGGGAATGCTTACCGATTCAAGAAGTTTTCTTTCGTATCCGCGTCATGAATACTTCAGGCGAATTATGTGTAATTTATTTGGTGAGGAAGTCGAAAATGGCGAGTTGCCTAATGATATTGAATGGATAGGTAAGGTGGTGAAGGATATTTGTTATAATAATGCTAAAAACTATTTTAACTGGTGA
- a CDS encoding fibronectin type III domain-containing protein, whose translation MKKILIFLCLIAGVGVSGCSDPMDEITTLDFNRLLSPTDLSATVVNRTGVLLSWKAVNNAHSYTIEIFDNVDFTGTAVKRFEGITSGQVPYTVTALDGQTKYFARVKALGEGVDESKWMTVDFTTDAEQILEEVVLEKLTFTSVTLNWPAGQTATSITITPGDIQHTVTTAEIAAGEATVGGLIRGTTYTATLQNGTKIRGARTFTTLGGAVIVSPGADLASLIANADADAIFDLKVGEYTVNADVIVSKSITIKAASSSQRPVIKGAVLRIKGNAGVSLKDLILDGTGSLNGNQAIIYDEALNNAYAPLNVENCEIKNYVKGVMYVNVKALIESVTFKENVIHHIECSGGDFIDFRTGLAKTFLFENNTVYSSAAERDLFRMDANGSTNFPAETSIVTIRTNTFNSVSTGASRRYLYIRLASHQIHFTKNLIANTNGYYSNQPSTTITTMSNNNYFNAPNFTQSTVSNAKNDTGTFTTLDPQFANVAQGDFTLGNLTLKAAGVGDLRWR comes from the coding sequence ATGAAAAAGATCTTAATATTCCTTTGTTTGATCGCTGGTGTAGGAGTTTCCGGGTGTAGCGATCCGATGGACGAAATAACCACTCTGGATTTCAATAGACTGCTTTCACCGACTGATTTAAGTGCGACCGTGGTTAACAGAACGGGCGTGCTATTGAGCTGGAAAGCGGTCAACAATGCTCATTCGTATACGATAGAGATATTCGATAATGTCGACTTTACAGGTACAGCGGTGAAAAGATTTGAAGGGATCACCTCTGGTCAGGTTCCTTATACAGTTACTGCATTAGATGGCCAGACTAAATATTTTGCTAGGGTGAAGGCACTTGGTGAGGGCGTTGACGAGTCGAAATGGATGACGGTTGATTTTACCACAGATGCAGAGCAGATCCTTGAAGAAGTTGTACTCGAAAAATTGACGTTTACCTCAGTAACGCTTAACTGGCCTGCCGGTCAAACAGCAACTTCGATTACAATAACGCCAGGAGATATTCAGCATACTGTTACTACAGCGGAGATAGCTGCAGGGGAAGCAACTGTTGGAGGACTGATACGCGGAACTACCTATACGGCTACTTTACAAAACGGCACCAAAATACGAGGTGCAAGAACGTTTACAACGTTGGGTGGTGCGGTGATTGTATCACCAGGAGCCGATCTTGCGAGTTTAATAGCAAATGCCGATGCAGATGCTATTTTTGACCTTAAGGTAGGTGAATATACTGTGAATGCCGATGTAATAGTTAGTAAATCGATCACGATCAAAGCTGCAAGCTCGAGCCAGCGGCCGGTAATAAAAGGGGCTGTTTTGAGAATAAAAGGAAATGCCGGTGTGTCTTTGAAGGATCTCATACTTGATGGCACAGGGTCCCTTAATGGCAACCAGGCAATCATATATGATGAGGCTTTAAATAATGCTTATGCGCCTTTGAACGTCGAAAATTGTGAGATTAAAAACTATGTAAAAGGTGTGATGTATGTGAATGTTAAGGCATTGATTGAATCTGTTACATTTAAGGAAAACGTTATTCACCATATTGAGTGTTCAGGTGGAGACTTCATTGACTTTAGAACCGGTTTGGCAAAAACATTTCTTTTTGAAAACAACACAGTATACAGCAGTGCCGCAGAGAGAGACTTATTCCGGATGGATGCTAATGGCTCTACGAACTTCCCAGCGGAAACGAGCATCGTGACCATTAGGACGAATACGTTTAATAGTGTTTCCACGGGGGCTTCCCGCAGGTATCTGTATATTCGTCTGGCATCACATCAGATTCATTTTACTAAAAATCTGATAGCTAATACAAATGGTTATTATAGCAATCAGCCTTCGACGACTATCACGACGATGTCCAATAACAACTATTTTAATGCTCCTAACTTCACGCAAAGTACGGTAAGCAATGCTAAAAATGACACGGGTACATTCACCACTTTGGATCCGCAATTTGCGAATGTCGCTCAAGGTGATTTTACCTTAGGTAATCTTACTTTGAAGGCAGCCGGGGTTGGTGATTTAAGATGGCGTTAA
- a CDS encoding sugar kinase — protein MISKVLCFGELLLRISPAANEEAEKHPFQLYMGGAEANTATALAAWNIPVKYCTVLPDNFMSKYVINYLEYKGIYTSSIMFGGNRVGVYYLDRGADLKSSVVYDRDHSAFSELKRGMIDWDKVLRDVSWFNFTAISPALNETVADVCLEALEAASSKNITISVDLNYRARLWKYGKKPVEVMPALVEHCDVVMGNIWSANALLGTSIDPDIHLKGTREDYLDHARATSLEIMDRFPKCKSVANTFRFDSDKNNLLYYTSVYTGGEQFNSDEFRTTGVVDRSGSGDCFMAGLIYGSYLKHSPQDTVDYATAAAFGKLQEQGDATGQDILTVSKIQGNGK, from the coding sequence GTGATAAGTAAAGTTTTGTGCTTTGGCGAACTACTCTTACGTATTTCGCCGGCTGCAAATGAAGAAGCGGAGAAGCACCCCTTCCAGTTATATATGGGAGGCGCAGAGGCGAATACCGCCACTGCGCTTGCTGCCTGGAATATACCCGTAAAGTACTGTACGGTACTGCCCGACAACTTTATGTCGAAGTATGTGATCAATTACCTTGAGTATAAAGGTATTTATACTTCATCCATCATGTTTGGAGGAAACAGGGTAGGTGTTTATTATCTCGACAGGGGTGCCGATCTGAAAAGCAGTGTTGTATACGACAGGGATCACTCTGCTTTTTCGGAACTTAAGCGCGGAATGATAGACTGGGATAAGGTGTTGAGAGATGTATCCTGGTTTAACTTTACCGCTATTAGTCCCGCATTAAATGAGACTGTAGCTGATGTGTGCCTCGAGGCCCTTGAAGCCGCATCTTCAAAAAATATAACGATCTCTGTGGACCTGAATTATCGTGCCCGCTTGTGGAAATATGGGAAAAAACCCGTTGAGGTGATGCCGGCGCTGGTTGAACATTGTGATGTGGTGATGGGGAATATCTGGTCTGCCAATGCTTTGCTTGGTACTTCTATTGATCCTGATATACATCTGAAAGGCACCCGTGAAGACTATCTGGATCATGCAAGGGCAACTTCGCTTGAGATCATGGATCGTTTCCCTAAATGTAAGTCGGTAGCCAATACATTTCGCTTTGATTCGGATAAGAACAATCTGCTGTATTATACCAGTGTATATACAGGTGGGGAACAGTTCAATTCCGATGAATTCAGGACAACAGGCGTTGTTGACCGCTCTGGCAGCGGTGATTGCTTTATGGCCGGGTTGATCTATGGGTCTTACTTAAAACATAGCCCTCAGGATACTGTTGATTACGCTACAGCGGCAGCATTTGGTAAACTGCAGGAGCAGGGCGATGCGACTGGTCAGGATATTCTTACTGTATCAAAGATTCAGGGAAACGGCAAGTAG
- a CDS encoding glycoside hydrolase family 88 protein codes for MKRICILSFFSLLFTVQVFSSYGQTKPLSERMAATVMDIWSDSLWVGRPFKWTYDQGVLLEGVSSIWQRTADRKYFEYIKKSMDFFVQSDGTIRTYEHKSYNIDNVKNGRSLLLLYRVTGQEKYLKAAQILRNQLNTHPRTNEGGFWHKKIYPYQMWLDGLYMGQPFYAEYSAMMGDTAAFNDITNQFVFMEKHSRDAATGLMYHGWDESKQQQWANKTTGLSAHVWARAMGWYGMALVDAIEYFPANHPGKKQLIDILGRFANAVQKVQDPKSGVWYDILDAPLRKGNYFESSASSMFVYTFAKAVRMGYLPSSYLKVAKKGYEGIQNEFIETVDADKINLKGTVSVSGLGGKPYRDGSFEYYMSEKVITNDPKGVGSFMLAANEMELAAIPKIGKGKTVTLDCYFNNEWKKGPAGKDVRYHYTWDDQANSGFWFWGNIFNYTGAKTNSLTVAPSAANLKNTDVYIIVDPDTEKETAKPNFVSAKDADVLYNWVKNGGVLVLMANDPANCELRNFNTLAGRFGIRFNGDMRNAVKGNEYETGAFNIPAAHPIFKTSKKVYIKEISTISVSAPAKAAFIEGKDIIMGTAKIGKGTVFAIGDPWFYNEYVDGRKIPAEYENYKAATDLTNWLLLQLPKKN; via the coding sequence ATGAAAAGAATTTGCATATTATCCTTCTTCAGTTTGCTTTTTACTGTTCAGGTATTCAGCTCGTATGGCCAGACAAAGCCCTTATCGGAAAGAATGGCTGCTACGGTCATGGACATCTGGAGTGATTCACTCTGGGTAGGGCGACCGTTTAAATGGACTTATGATCAGGGAGTTTTGCTTGAAGGGGTCTCTTCTATCTGGCAAAGAACTGCCGACCGGAAGTATTTCGAGTATATAAAGAAGAGCATGGACTTCTTTGTTCAGAGCGACGGCACGATCCGCACATACGAGCACAAGTCTTACAATATTGATAATGTAAAGAACGGGCGGTCTCTTTTACTTTTATACAGAGTAACTGGGCAGGAGAAATATCTCAAGGCCGCCCAAATATTGCGAAATCAGCTTAATACGCATCCTCGCACAAACGAGGGCGGGTTCTGGCATAAAAAAATCTATCCATACCAGATGTGGTTGGACGGTTTATATATGGGACAACCTTTTTATGCAGAATATTCGGCAATGATGGGTGATACCGCAGCGTTCAATGATATAACTAACCAGTTTGTTTTTATGGAAAAACATTCTCGTGATGCTGCAACCGGACTGATGTATCATGGCTGGGATGAGTCAAAACAGCAGCAGTGGGCTAATAAAACAACCGGGTTATCGGCGCATGTTTGGGCCAGGGCTATGGGTTGGTATGGTATGGCTTTAGTTGATGCTATTGAATACTTTCCTGCCAACCATCCTGGTAAAAAGCAGTTAATCGATATCCTGGGGCGTTTCGCCAATGCAGTGCAGAAGGTGCAGGATCCAAAATCAGGAGTTTGGTATGATATACTGGATGCTCCTTTGCGTAAAGGAAATTACTTTGAATCATCGGCTTCGAGCATGTTTGTATATACGTTTGCCAAAGCTGTCCGCATGGGCTATTTACCGTCATCGTATCTGAAAGTGGCAAAAAAAGGGTATGAGGGTATTCAGAATGAGTTTATAGAAACGGTTGATGCCGACAAAATAAATCTTAAGGGTACGGTAAGTGTTTCGGGACTTGGAGGAAAGCCATATCGCGATGGCAGCTTCGAGTATTACATGAGTGAAAAGGTGATCACTAACGATCCGAAAGGGGTAGGCTCTTTTATGCTGGCTGCCAATGAAATGGAACTGGCTGCTATTCCTAAAATCGGGAAAGGAAAAACCGTCACTCTTGATTGCTATTTTAATAACGAATGGAAAAAGGGACCTGCCGGCAAAGATGTTCGTTATCACTATACCTGGGATGACCAGGCAAACAGCGGCTTCTGGTTCTGGGGTAATATTTTTAACTATACCGGTGCCAAGACCAATAGCCTGACAGTGGCCCCTTCTGCAGCAAATCTGAAAAATACAGATGTATATATCATCGTAGACCCTGATACCGAGAAGGAAACGGCGAAGCCAAACTTCGTATCGGCCAAGGATGCCGATGTATTGTACAACTGGGTAAAAAACGGGGGAGTACTTGTTTTAATGGCAAATGATCCGGCAAATTGCGAGCTCAGGAATTTTAATACCCTTGCCGGTCGCTTCGGGATCCGTTTTAACGGAGATATGCGAAATGCGGTTAAGGGCAACGAGTATGAAACCGGAGCTTTTAACATCCCTGCCGCTCATCCAATTTTTAAGACATCGAAGAAGGTGTATATTAAGGAAATTAGTACCATCAGTGTTTCTGCTCCGGCAAAAGCAGCATTTATTGAAGGTAAAGACATAATCATGGGTACAGCCAAAATTGGAAAGGGTACTGTTTTTGCAATAGGAGATCCCTGGTTCTACAACGAATATGTAGACGGAAGAAAGATTCCGGCTGAATATGAAAACTACAAAGCAGCTACTGATCTTACAAACTGGTTGCTGCTACAATTACCTAAGAAAAATTAA